The genomic stretch ACCTCTCTATTTATCTATCCctgtctttctctccctctctatcccTGCTTTCATCGAATATTCCAATTAGTCTGCCAACCCCGAAAAAAGTTttgatttaatatttttatttgtcgCATGTCGCTTGCTAATAAAAAATTCATGTAACTAATTTAAATGCATGAGAGAACTCCATCGCAAACAACACActccccgtcccccgtcccccctccccacaacTCTCACTCCTCCACCACCCCCGAACTACTCCTCCCCTGTCTGGCGCATATTTTAAATGagaaataaattaacaaattttataatttatataaaatgttttgtaattaaattatacGCATAAAATATTCATCACTCATTGGATTTTATACACATTTACTGCATTCAATACTTTTCGCCAGAAAAAGCAAATGTTGCAACAATTAATTTATTGCAGCATCAGTGGCGGGCGCAAAGTAAACAATTAATTGAGAGAAAATTCTATTAAAAATCAGTTtaaaatcaaagcaaattttgtgaaaaaataaaaaaaggaaggggTATCCTTGATTTTATGCTTGAGAAAACTTTGAGCAAAGTTTTCCttgggggattggggattTCGTTTCAGTGGCTGTGGAGGTGTAAACCCTCATCAATCCTCAACCGAAAGGTTTTCCGTCTGTGACATGCGTAGAAAACTGACGCGAAATCGTGGGCGTTggggcaaaagttttccctccctctccctctctccctgttTTTAGCCAAATTTCCCCTTGAAAGAAGTCTGTTTCGGGCCAATTTTCGGCCCACCGAAAAAGTGTGTCAAGGCAAAGACTAATCCGAAAATAAACATGATTTCAGGAGCCCCGCATCAAGGATATATTCACCAACTATCGATTGatgggaggaggggggagcaGGCATGGGAAGAAATCTTTTTCTATCTGTTTAATATCTCTAGTAAAATTTGTACTCTATATTTTTCCCCTGAAAAGCCAACTGCTGTTAAACCAGGTCACCACATGTATCTTGGCGCACTTTTTGGCGTTCTTTTGGggtgcaaaaggaaaaaaaagaaccgGAAAAATTGTCCCCCGGTTTGGCATTGAAGTGGTAAATATTTGCCTAGTGTCAGAGTGGCACAGAAACCATTCCACATCGGTTGTTGACAGTTTTATGGcaaagccagaagccagaaaaACGGAAAACACGAAAAAGTAAAGGCTTTATTTTGGGGATAGGCTTAAAGAGCCATCAACCTAACAAACCAGGAATAAAACTACTTAAAACTACttaaattatagaaaattcTCTATGAACATCACGTTATAATTGTAGTACCTTCCATGGGCTATAAGAACGTACAAATTCGAGGCCTATGTCCCGCGTATATTTATGTAGATTTTTATGGTATGCAAAGAGAACCACGACCTGGGCCAATTACAAGACAAAAACGGTCATAAATTGCACAGCCGATTTTCCGACTTTTCCCGCCTTTTCCCGCCTTTGAAGAGCACTTTTTCAGGCTCTGGCACTTGACCTCTTTGATTGTGGTGTGGCCTCTGTGGCCTCTGTGGTCGTCTGTGGGTCTCGACATTTGTAATAAACGTCTGGGGGAGAGCAGACAAAACATGGCAGAACTTTTAATTGCACGCCCAGGCAGACAGTACAGACAATACAGTAAACCCTCGCAAAGGCGATGCTGCctccccccacctccccccctTCCAGAGAGAGAAATTGAAATATTCCAAAGCCCTGGCTGTAGCAAAAGTTTTGCGTGTTATTTGCATACGAGTAGACAGAcacatgtggcatgtgtggcagAGTGTGCAGTGGCTGGTGATTTGATGGGCCCAGCCCATCGGCAGCATTAAAGAGTCGACACAGGCGAAGAGTCCTGCCGCTTACCCAATCCTCTGAGCGATCCTTGGCTGATGCTGTGCCAAATTAAATGCATAATTACTTGATAATTGGATTTGTGGTCGCCGGTCGCTCTACTCTGCTGTGCAAAAtttctaattaaaatgtttagtggcagcagcaacagcagcagggctCTAGatggcactctctctctctctatcgctacTTTCGAGGCCCTCGATAGCCACTTGATGGGCGCCAAAGCCTCAGGCACGTTCATGCTCGCTCTCTCGATGGGGTTTCTGGCCAAGTAGCTCCAAGTGGAGCCACGGCACGCCATCTCCCGCTGCGAGGGGAACGAACCTGAAGGAAACCCCGGTTTACCTGTGCCACACAAAAGAGTATAGCGGCTATGTGGTGGGGTTTAGCCACAATCAACCTATGGGAAGTGTGAAAAAGAGTTTTAGAGAAGCTTATAATAggaattattatatatgtaggCATTTTCTATGGAAATTGGATAAAACAGCTGAAGGCAATCTGCAAAATCTGGAAGAACAGATTCATTTCAACATTATTCATTAGTTTCTGATCGAAATATACCCTCCAAAAAATCTCAAATACCATTCTGCGCTGATATATAAAATATCTATCCCTATTTAGATATTTTTCAGTCATAATTTCTAAGAGAAAACTATAGAAAAAATCATAGGCAAGCCATTTCCCTTTAAATTTCATTAGAGAACAGATTTTTATCCGAAGCATTCGAGGCACACGTCCATCGACATTATGATACATTATTCCTTATTTTTCGCTGATAATCACATACAAATATTCCTAAAATTGCTCAGAGATACAATCAAAAACCTATCTTTTGTAAGGTTATCTGTTGTGGCCCCTTTATAGACCCACTTGTCCCATACAATTTCTTAGCCAACGCCTTGATAGGCGACCTGCCTGCTCTCTCCCACGCCTCTTGGCGTCTTCTTCGAATGTAGAATGTAGAAGGCGTTTGTCGTTCTAAATAAGTAATAAACACCTTTATTGGAGCTCTCCTCTGCCCCTACActgctcccctcccctccccaccccacaccccttctgctgctgctgctgcacgttTCGTtgtaataaatttatattttcctgTTTTGCCGGATTGTAGTTGTAGCCATGGGGTGGCTCTTCCGTTTCAGGAGGTGCTCccagtgggtgggtgggtggttgggtggtgcTACAATCACAGTCACAGTCGGGGGCTACCATAGTTTCGGGTGGcttttaaaattttcataaGGAGCCGCCGTCGCACTCTCGCATTCGTAATACAAGGGAATTTATTGCTCGTACACTCTcagggagggggtggggagggatGGGCCTGCTTATTTATTCATATGAAATTGCCTGATTACCGaatgccctctctctctctgtgtcctGCCCCTTCAGAGGTGCAGTGGCACACTGTGTAGTATTAGTACGTGTTTGAATTATATGCCCCCTCATGCTGTGAATCGGGATTTGGATTCAGAATCGCAGGACTTACTGCCACACTCCCTATTCCTCCTCTACTCTGCTGCTATTCTTGTAATGTGCCTGTTTGTATGGCAATTGCTGCTTTGGGGCCCCCCAACCACCGCATTTTTTATGAACTCTCTGTCCGGACGGGTCATGACTTTTATGATTTGTATGACCATCCATGGACGGGGGATTGTACTCCCCCTCGTTGTACTCGTGCTCACATCTGTGTCTTGTAGTTTCCAGATACTCGAGAATCGCCATTGAATTAAGCAAAACGATGATGAAATGGCAATGCGGCAAAATGGGTAGAAATTGGAGATGGCATTGCTGGAAGATGAACTCTGAAATGATGAAGCTATTGGTTGAAGAATCCATCAGAAGGAGGAACCTTCTTTGGGCTATGAAAGGGCTAACGTTTTCCACTAATCACAGGACTTTTAAAGGAAATTGAGCTGCAGAAAAGGTAAGAATCAGTTACCAGCAAAAGGAACCTCTAAACCTTTTTATTCTCAGATATTTTTCAGCCTCAAAATCTTATAAAATATAACATAATTTTGGTAACATTTTTTCCATTGAAAATTCCCCTAAAGAATCCCCCTTCTATCTACCCtatatcatttatttatatttcccaCTCTCCCCAAGTTTTTACCTCATTTTCCACTCAACAACAATCGCTTTTTCCGCATGCTGCAGTAttttttcttgtctttttgTTGTGCAACACTTGAGGCTCTATCAATATTTTGGTAGAACGAAACCTTCATTCGAGAGAGGCTTTTCCCTGCTCGAAAGCACACACGGTCGGAAAAGTGTATGTGGAAAGCCTCGAGGACTGACTACAGCACGTGCTCAAAATCTCAGCAGGTAACACACATGAAAATGAGGAAAAGcacacaccagcagcagaagcagtggcaagtggcagtggcagcaacagcagtggcagaactTGCCACAAAACACCTTTTGGCCATAAAGCACTAAAATATAACTTAATCCCAAACGAAATTGATATGAAAATTGTACACAGGGAgaagggagaaggagagacaGTCAGACAGAGAAGGAGGAAGGTGGAAGGAAAATTTTGAATTCCACTCATGAGgtgtgaaaatgtgaaaatgtttGTTGTGTGAAAACTTTTTCTGTGTGCAAGTGTGTTTGTGCGGAGCCCTTTTATGTTGACAGTTTTTTTTCCCTCTGGTTTTCCAGCTTTTCCTTTGGTGGTGGGCGCCTTTCCCCCTTTGCTAATTTGTTGACGCTCTTTGGAtgctgatgcctgatgcctgacGCCTGATGTATCCGCAACTTTGATGTTTACTTTGATAATTTTTgattgaaaaagtttttccaaacATTTCGGAGCACGTTTGCCCGCAAAATATAAAGAGATACAAATGATTATTCGTGATACTTTAAGGGGACATCCTTGAAGAGTAGAGGCATCGCAGAACTTTGGCTAATTGAGAGAAAAGCATCAGCCTTGTTCTACATTTTCCGCTTTCTGccgcttttccttttgttttctaacgcaTCTCTGGAGGCTCTCTGTCAGAGCCACGCCTCTTAGCATACTTTACAATTACTTTTAGCCACCGCCTTTTCCGACTTTTCCATCTTTCCCCAAGTAATTTTATCTCACTTATTGCCTgccttcccctcccctcccctcgcTGTAGCTTAATTTTTACACTTTTCCGCCTCCAAATGACATCCCCCGAGGTGTCCGCCGTCCCACGTATCCGAGTATTCTTATGAGCGGCGAGGGGTtgaaatacaatacaaagaaaaagaaaagtggAACAAAGTTTCCTTCTCCCTAGCCCGCAGCTCTCTCTTGGTGACTGGAGAGGGGCTCGAAAGTTTTTAAAGCGGCAGCCCCCACGTGAAAGGCATACAAAATTGTTGAAGagaattttaatgatttttatttatattttttaaacattttctaGCTGTTTCTTCACAGGTTTTACatagtttttaattatttctatAGCGATTCTAGACATTCTACATAGTTTTTACATACACAACTTTCCATCTACATACCTACCTCTTTCCTACACAAGTTCTACACAGACTACTACATAGATCTTAATATGTTGTACATGTATTCTACGTATTCATTTACATATGTTCTACATATTttctacatatattttctGCATATTTCTACAAATAATTCCAAGAATATTTCTGCATATTTTGATCCCTTAATCATCTCCATTTTGAGGAGTAGTTTATCTCAAAAGAGCTCTTGTTTTTCTACACTCCTTTTTTTGTGGAGTAAAAAGGGTATATTGTAGTCGTTCTAATAAATATAGGCAAAAATATACGATCATACCCTAGAAGAATCGAAAGTCTAatccttctgctgctctgtAGAAACTTTTGTCTCCCCTTAAAGGAGACACTTTAGGTACTGCCTCATTAAAGGGTATCTTTCAGTTGAAATACCACACAGTTGCTTTGTTCTTCCGACAATTCTGACCAAAACAGCACTcatggcaaatatttatctAGCGTTTTCTCTGGCACATCCGAGGGCTCATAAAGCAAACCTCAAGAAATGCAAATATCTGTAGAGATGGAAACCCGAGAAGGGAAGGAAGTTCTGAGGCGTTGTCTTAACCGCAACTAAACAAGTAATTTTGCGCACATTTCACTTGTCATATGACAcgttgcatgcaacacacacaccctcccCGCCGCTCCCTGACCCTACCGCAAAGAAACTGTTGTCTGGCGCACCCGATGCCAGTGTCTTGGAGCGATTTTCCTACTTAGCAGACACCGGGGCAGGCAGGGCCAGGCAGGGGCTTGCAGGGTTGAAAAAGTTGGTTGCAAGACTCCTCCGGACTGCGTGTTAAGTGCTTCCTTAACGCCAGATACAGGccaaaagatacaagatacttGTACTGGAAGTTGCAACTGTTTCGCTAGTTTCCGGTCTACGCAAAAAAGGTGCGCCCTGGAGCGTATTACAAAATAGCATTTTCCGAACGGGGGAAAACACTTTAAATATGAAGCCAAAAAGGAAATTTCCACGCCCAAAAGTCATTGTCTTTATGGTTTTTCCCAGTTTTTGGCTCCCTCTCTCGCGCGCTCAATGGCTTCACGTTTTGCCAATTAAAATTCTAATTGGTTCGAATAAAAAATAACTGCGAGTATCCTGGCACTTTTAAGCTCTCCCTTAAGTTTTTTTCCATAGTGCAGTTCGGCGAAACAAAGTTTCATATTAAGACAGCAGCCAGACAGCAGCGGGTAAGAGGGGAAGGTCCCTGCACATATATCATACGAGGAGGAGTCCTGGCGGTCCTTGCAGTAAAAGCAAATCAAGCGTGAGAGCCGGTAACACCTTGGATATAAAACCCTAAGTGACAGgtaaacatacacacacagggacacacacagggcgtatacgcaatgtatCTTGAAAGGCAGAGGGCTCTCAGAATGTAATTAAAGGCAAAAGTTATTGTATGATTGATGATTTTCCTTTTGGGAACCACTTTTCCAATTGCAACTCAATTAAAAGATTGCCGATCTATCGTTCTGTGAATGAAAGACAATACCTTGAGGTTCTCGGACGCTGATAAATGAGGCGGTCAGTGGCTGCCATTCCACGTCTCTCTCCCCCAAACGTCCGAGTTTCCTTTCAGTTCAAAGTTCAAAGAATTTCCACACAGATTCCAAGGGGCAGTAGGGAGCGAACATGTGTTTGGGGTTTTCTAATGAAAAAGGTCgacttttgtttgcttttgagGTTTTCTAAGGGGCGATTGTTGGGGGGTGCGAGATGTTCTTTTGGCAGACAAATTGCCAACGATTAAGATTTTTTATCGGTCTACGgagaggctgaggctgggtCCCATGAAAAATGAAGATGTTTTCTGTGTGGGTGGGGCGGGGTCTGTGGTTCAATTGAGTGAAGTCTTGAGATACTTCTCATAAGAGTGGATTAAGATGGCTTTAAGGTGGTCTTTTCCACACTTTAAAGAGGCACTGCAGTGTCTGTAGGAGTTTGAGTCGCACTTTGAATGTGTATCTATTACACGTATAATTATGAACCCTTTGGCTGTGTAATTAACACATTCTCCCACACCCTTGAGCGACCAAATCGAAAGCCCATTAATTAGCATCACGAAGGGTGTCTGCTGGGGCTATATATTGGGGGGAATATTCTGCTGATTCCAATCACACCTTCATTGACAATTCCTGCGCCTGCCACACAAcacctgcctgcctgcctacGCCTCCATTATGGATTTGAAATCAATGGATACCGTCGATATGCCCATCTTCGGGAGCACCTTGAAGCTGATGAAGTTCTGGTCGTATCTTTTCGTGCACAATTGGCGTCGCTATGTGGCCATGACGCCCTACGTCGTGATCAACTGTACCCAGTATGTGGATATATATCTGAGCACAGAATCGTTGGATTTCATAATCCGTAATGTGTATCTGGCGGTGCTCTTTACGAACACAGTGGTCCGCGGAGTACTGTTGTGCGTGCAGCGTGGCAGCTATGAGCGATTCATTGAAGTGGTCAAGGCATACTACATACAGTTGCTAGTGAGTGATGCAAAAGATACAGTATCTAGCAGAAtaaatgtatcttttgttAGGAGTCTAAGGATGCGCACATCCTGCGTTTGGTGGAGGAAATCACACGACTTTCCATAACCATTGGAAGGATTAATCTGCTGATGGGAACCTGTACATGCATTGGTTTTGTCACCTATCCCATTTTTGGCTCGGAAAGGGGTAAGATCTGTCTTAGGGATACAGTATCTAGTGGATAAAGTATGTTTTTTGTCCCCCAGTGCTCCCCTACGGCATGTATCTACCggccattgatgaatacaAGTATGCCACGCCCTACTATGAAGTGTTCTTTGTGATCCAGGCCATCATGGCGCCCATGGGCTGTTGCATGTACATTCCCTACACGAATCTGGTGGTTACATTCACACTCTTTGGGATCTTGATGTGTCGAGTGCTGCAGCATAAGCTGAGGAGTctggaaaaactggaaaaggGCCTCGTACGTCGTGAGATCATCTGGTGCATACAATACCATCTAAAGCTAGCAGGGTAAGACCTCTCCTCGGGGTCTTCTTGATGGTGCTAAGATACTTTCTTCGCAGTTTGGTGGATGCCATGAATTCCTTGAACACCCACCTCCATCTCGTGGAATTCATTTGCTTTGGTGCCATGTTGTGTGTCCTTTTGTTCTCTTTGATTATTGTAAGTGCAACAACGAGATCTTTAGGGAAAGTATCTTTAGGAAATGTATCTTTTCTTTAGGCTCAAACCATTGCCCAAACTGTGATCGTCATAGCCTACATGGTAATGATATTCGCCAATAGTTTTGTGCTCTATTCCGTGGCCAATGAACTTTACTTTCAAGTGAGATACATCCTTATCTGTTTCTTACTTTTATCTTTAGATATTTCTGCCCTTTTTTGTAGAGCTTTGACATAGCCATTGCCGCCTATGAAAGCAATTGGATGGACTTTGATATTGATACACAAAAGACGTTGAAATTTTTGATAATGCGTTCCCAAAAGCCTTTGGCTGTGAGTGCTTCCATCTTTTATGCAATTATATCTGACGGTTAAGATCTGTTTCTCCCGTAGATACTTGTGGGTGGCACTTATCCCATGAATTTGAAACTGCTGCAGTCGCTACTGAATGTCATTTACTCATTTTTTACGCTCCTGAGACGCGTCTATGGCTGAGCCATCGCTAAGGTTAGtaaatgtattttcttttttcatgGTTGGCTCCTTTTTGGCCGAACAATTGCCAgaattgattgcatttgaGGAAAGTAAACGTTTTTCCCCCTggaaaaaagagaggaaaagtAGCTGCTTATTGGATTGTGttgcaaatgcattttccaccaaggagacggagacggagatggagacggagactgctgctgcaacacgttttctgcccaaaaaaaaaggaaagaaaagaaaagcagagaagagagaaataaactataataataaaaattgctTCTTCTGTTGCCGGGTTGGGGGTTCCTTTTGTTGGCCTTTCCTTGACCACACAACCCTCACCCCGCCCCGCCTCCCGCCCCTCCGACCTGCTTCCCACCCACTGCGTGGCTTCTCCTTTTGTGTACTTTTGCTATGCCCGTCACGTGGCATTCGTATAACTTCTATTTAAGCAAATATAAATCTAAAGTGTGTGCTAAATTAGATTAAAATGTTCTCTCTCGTAAAACGTAAGCGTTGTCCGATAGAAGAAGCtaaaggagagagaggaggaggaggaggaggaggagtaggaacTCTTAGAAAAAGATTCCCTTGCTTACAAAGTGTCGCATGtggcaaacaaattgttaATTAATGTTGGAAAATGGCTGGAAAATTAATTGTTTTACTTTCGAAAGTGTTCTATTTTAAGGGAAGACATTTGGGATTTAAAGTAGCTATCGATTGGCAATGTTTTGGTGCATTTAAGATATCGATTTGTTAATCGAAATTTATGTTCTTTGTTCtttgaaaatgttttaagAGGAGGGCGCTGCTTTTCTTGGTTAAGGAAGAAATAATATCTATCGATTGGTTCTGTTTTTATGAGTGTCAAATATCGAAGATTATCGaaaatgtattatttaaatatatcaTGTGCGAATAGTCCTTTTCTTGAAACAACCTTTCCAAAGAAGAAAACATTATCTGAGGCTATAAGTAGCTATATATTCGCTATGTTTCTATACATTTGAATGATCGATTAATTGATCGAAATCAATGCTGTAGTTTCGATCAAATTGGCAGCACCTCTCAAGGCACAGAAGGGGCCTTTAGAGGGGTCTTTGTGCTTTTACTAACGAAAACTAAAGCCTTACTCAAGATCTATCGACTGGGCATACTTTCATTACTTTCTTGACTCTTTACTCTACAGATTCTTCACTCATTCTTTCCCTATATCTTCACACTTATCATGCCTTTTCCCAGTCCATGCAGCTTCCTAGGCTTTCCTTTGTTTTCCCTATTAGTTTCCTTTGTTTTCGCACATACATTCCTTTGGCCTTAACTTCAAATACCCATCCGCACATTATCGCTGCTTATTTCCCCAATCAGCCTTAACTTTCACTTCAGGACTTGAGCTTCACCACGTTCCCCCtttctgtggcagtggctgtggcagtggcagtggcattggcatcatcatcatcatctctgACTCTCTGTGTCTCGTCTTCAAATTGACTTTAATTTAAGAATTTTTGATATGCCGAATGGCAGCAGGCAGACCCACAAATGGAACGAAACGCTTGACGAGGCTTCCGCctttcgccttcgccttcggcTTCCTTCAGGGCTTTGTGTCTGGTGTCTGCTGCTGTCTGTGTCTGGCAGTCTTCTGTTTAATGGAATTTACCTCCTTCCGCCATAGAATTTCTCCGTTGACTTCATGGCTCGTTTTATGGGGGAGCAGAAGGAGAATGGGGGATTGGAGCTGAGGCCTAAGGCTCCTTCTGTGGCTGGTAGTCTTCTTCGAGCCGGAAAAGAAATGCTGATGCGACAATTATAGTTATTGTCTGGCGGATCCAGCAGAGATTCTCCCACTCCTCTTCGCGTACGTGAGTCACGCAACgcacctctctccctctccctctccctcctcctccacctcctcctcctcctcctgctgctgccacacgacagctgctgctggtggagctactgctgctgccacatccTCGAATTTCAGATGCTTCTACGCCTGTTTTATTGCTAATGTAAACATGTTGTTGCCtccgcctcggcctcggcctcctcCCCCGTCAAATGTC from Drosophila pseudoobscura strain MV-25-SWS-2005 chromosome 4, UCI_Dpse_MV25, whole genome shotgun sequence encodes the following:
- the LOC117183918 gene encoding uncharacterized protein, with product MKINLKISKPWHQRTPQLIGIFATKIWIIPGIISAFYGPTEKRVGKALSRYSRIAIELSKTMMKWQCGKMGRNWRWHCWKMNSEMMKLLVEESIRRRNLLWAMKGLTFSTNHRTFKGN
- the Or30a gene encoding odorant receptor 30a, whose translation is MDLKSMDTVDMPIFGSTLKLMKFWSYLFVHNWRRYVAMTPYVVINCTQYVDIYLSTESLDFIIRNVYLAVLFTNTVVRGVLLCVQRGSYERFIEVVKAYYIQLLESKDAHILRLVEEITRLSITIGRINLLMGTCTCIGFVTYPIFGSERVLPYGMYLPAIDEYKYATPYYEVFFVIQAIMAPMGCCMYIPYTNLVVTFTLFGILMCRVLQHKLRSLEKLEKGLVRREIIWCIQYHLKLAGLVDAMNSLNTHLHLVEFICFGAMLCVLLFSLIIAQTIAQTVIVIAYMVMIFANSFVLYSVANELYFQSFDIAIAAYESNWMDFDIDTQKTLKFLIMRSQKPLAILVGGTYPMNLKLLQSLLNVIYSFFTLLRRVYG